The Hyla sarda isolate aHylSar1 chromosome 2, aHylSar1.hap1, whole genome shotgun sequence genome includes the window GAACTGACTTTGTTTTGGAGTAAGCTGCAGCGAAGAATTGATCCGTCTTTGAATACTTTTCTTGAAAGGTGTAGGCAGTTTGGTGCAATTGCCAAGACATGCCAGCACTTATTTTTTCTTATTAAAGTTGTACATACAGAGGTAAGGGGCAAGTGATCATATCAagcaaaattaaaaatgtatctttttaataTTCAATGTTCACTTTTCAGCTTTTatttctgaagttgtatgagttAATTGTTGCAGGGAAGTTTGTTTAATTGATATTcagaattttgcatttttatttataaagatGTGGTTCCCAAAAGACAGCAGCATCATGGTCTGCCTCTTAACAGTAGTTAAGGAAAAGTTGTTTTTCTCTTGTTAAAAGATCTTTAGCAAAACAGTCAGTCAAGAAATCTAGGCTAGAATACAGAATTATAGAACGCTTTACCTGTCCCTACAGCAAGCTTCTTTGATATGGGATGGTAGAAGGGGTTCCCtgggagtgaaaaaaaatgtttcagggTTTTGTATCAAAGTTTGAGGTTGCTGTTGTAGAGATTACCAAAGAAAGAGATAGAAATACAATAAAACATGAATGGATGATTATGCAATTTCCTAGAAATAGGTTTTCATATTGAATTTTGATATTACACCCAAAGGGCTTTTGCCATCTTACATATTATTCGCACAGGATGTGCTGTAAGTATGTAAAATTGAAGTACCCCTTTTCAATTTTGATTGAACAGTTTGGAAAAGAGAAGTGAAAAAGATTTagagaaaaaatgaaataaagatgCAAAATAATCTTTTTTAATCAAATGTAAAACCTTCTGTCTTTTTAGGCTAAAGAAGATGGTATTCCCATTTCAATTACATTATGTATACGAGCACTTCAGATTACATCAACTGAAATTGAGGCAACCAAGTCTTCTGTCTGCAAAACAATAGCATGCCTCTTACCAGATGATTTGGAGGTGAAGCGGGCCTGCCAACTCACAGAATTCTTATTTGAACCAACATATGAAGGCTTAAATATATTAGAAGAGCTGTTTCTTCAGCCTGATCAAAAGCATGTTGAAGAATCAAGTGTTATTTCAAACTCCCTCCGCTGTGAACTCTTGCTTGCACTGAAAAGTCATTGGTCGTTTGATCCTGAATTCTGGGCCTGGAAAACATTGAAAAGACATTGTCTTAAACTTCTTGGTAAAGAGGTTTCAGATTCTGATGACAGCTATGGAGACCCCTCTGTGAGTGAGCCGGATATTTTAAATATGTCGGGTGGCTATGATACACTGTCTGAACATAAAGAAGAACCACAAGACAATGCTTCAATTGAAACAGAAAGTGTTAAAGTGAAAAAGCCTATCGGCTCATCTGAAAGATATAAACGATGGCTGCAGTATAAATTTTTATGTCGTATCTGTAATAGAGAAGTAATTGAGGCACGGATTCTTCACCATGCTAGAATGCACATTGAAGATGATGTTTACACATGTCCTGTGTgtgtgaaaaaattcaaaaagaaggaaGTGTTTGTTCCTCATGTAATGGAGCACATGAAAATGCCCATGCGGCATCGCACTAAAAAGAAAACTGATAACTTTGAACTTAAGGAAGAAGTTGACTATGAAGGTGAGAGAGACTCATTTGGTTACATCTCTTTTAGGACAATAAGAGACAAAAATTTGCAAGACAGAGATGTCTATCCATGTCCTGGAACTGGATGCTCCAGAGTTTTCAAGCAGTTTAAGTATTTAAGCATACATTTGAAAGCAGAGCACCAAAACAATGATGAAAATGCAAAGCATTATTTGGACTTGAAAAATCTGAGAGAGAAATGTGCTTTTTGTCGGAGGCATTTTATCTCAAATTTTCACTTGCGGCAACACACAAACCTTCACCTAGGACCTCTGCCATTTATGTGTGTGTCTATAGACTGCAATGAAAGATTTAAAACTATTAATGAACTTCTTCACCACAAACAAACCCACATAGACCCCCAGTATAAGTGTGAGCTAGAAGGATGCCACCTAGTGTTTGGTGACTTAGGCCTGCTTTACCATCACGAAGCGCAACATTTTCGAGATGCTGCATACACATGCACTTTTCCACGCTGCAAAAAGTTTTATTATTGCAGATCTGAATTCCAGGAACACATTGCTACACATGTAGCTTGCTCTGGTGATGGCCTTGAAGATAGAATTGATTTATATAAAGATCTAAGAAAAGAGCAAAAAAGACCATTTACTTCCAATTGCAATTATGTACAATTTGCTGAAGACAAAATTTTAGCATCTGGTACAAGAGCGCACTTGCTACCTGAAGTGCTTGAGGAAAGAAACGTAAAATATTCAAGTAATGCAGAAATATGTGTATATCATGGATTGAGCTCAGACTGCACTTGTAAACAGGAGAATAATGGAAAAGTCAGTGGTGAGAGTCTTGATAAGCCCATGGTTAAGTACATGAGTGACTCGGATAATCTGCTTAACCTTTTAACTAGCAGTGAAAGCCAATACAATACAGATGTTAAAGAGGAGCAAGATAAAACTAAAGTTGTTTCTGAAACCTTAGATGACCTTACAAATCCAGAGACCCATATCAAACATGAGCATGAAGAAATTCCTTCATCAGATAGCTGTCAAAGTTCTGCTTTTTCCGAGGACACTTTGTTTGAGCTGCTGACTAGTTTGAAACAACTAAATTTACAAACCCCAAATACCCCCATATCAAGCACTTCTCAAGGCCATGAGTCTGTAGCCAGCTGTTCGAACAATTTTGCTGAGACTCAAGAAGGCAACAACATGAAGAAAGAGAAGGGATTCAGCCAGTATTTATCTCGCTTGGCAGCCAAACCGTTTGCATGTGAGCTTCTGGGATGCAGATCTGCTTTTGTTACAAAAGATGCTCTTTTATTACATTATTGTAAAAAACATCAATATACAAAGGAGAATGCTATGAAATTGAGCATGTTCCAAAAGAAATATGCTCCTTTTGAGTGCCATATCTGCCAAAGACACTTTTCAAGAAGAAATCTGCTTCGAGTTCACTATATGAAGGAGCATCAACTAAGCAAAGAAAAAACAAGGTCATGTAGCGGAAAACGTGATAACAAGAAACTTAAAAGCCGCACTATAAGTCAACGGCGAGCACTGTGCTGGcgaaaatttaatttaaatgaaatgaacagTAGTCTTAAGAGAACATCTTCACCCCAGGACGATATTAATTCTGAGACTTGTGGGGATTCGTTGTCTGATGAAACCGATGCTAGTAATATGATTGATGCACCAAGAGATGATGACTTTACACTAGATGAAGGAAGAGGTAGCAGGCGAGTGGTAGCTCAAGGGAAGTTatgctacattttaaataaatatcaCAAACCTTTTCACTGCATTCATAAGTCATGCAATGCTTCTTTTACCAGCCAGCGGGGCTTAGTCCGCCATTATCAGCTTGTACATCAGTATAACAAAGAGTCTTTATGTATGGAAAAAGTTAAAGAGCATAAGAGAGAGTTTGGTAAATTTAGAAAGATATTTACTTGTAAATATAAAGAGTGTAGAAAAAGTTTTATCTGTGGAAGAGCCCTGGCTAAACATTACAAAGAATTTCATGAACagagtgatagtgatgatgaggaACCTAATGACTTGGAGACTGAAAACCACTTAAAAACAGACTCAGAAGATGAGGAAAGTGACGAAACTGAAAGTGATCAATCTGAGATTTACTGTGAGGAAGAAGGCTGCACTTCTGTGTTTTCCAATCATGCCAATTACATCCGACATATAATGTCCCGCCACAGAAAGTACAACCTTTATGAGGGCAGGAGAAAGCgaaaaaaaaaggaggaggatTTAGATGAAAACTATATTGAACCGAAACGTTGCCCTCGTTTGATTTACAAAAAGAAGGTGAAGAGTAAGGATCGGGGGACAAAAAAGGAAGAGGTTGAATACAAGTCCAGAGAGGAAGCACTGCAAATGTGCGCCCAAAATATTGACTATACACAGTTTCCATGTATGATTCATGGCTGCTCATCAGTTGTAAAACTAGAAAGTAGTATCATACGACATTACAAACTCACACATACTGTGAGTGCTGACTACGTAAACGATCATTTGACAGAGTTGGTATATTGTGTTAAGAATTTTCCAAAGGGGAAAGAGCAGTCCCTTTCAGAAGACGAACACACTCCTAGACTGAGTTTGCGTAGTGATAATAACCGCACTGCCAATGGAAGGCATGAGTCTTTGAGGAACTCAAATGGTGATCTAAGAAGAAATGGTCCTGTGGAAATATCAAACTTTAAAGATTCTGACATAAGACCTTTCCGCAAATCTGAAGACAGACTTGACAATTctaatgaaaaagaaaatgtcTCTTGTACAGGTTTCCAGGCCGGATGCAAAATGGAAAACAGAATAGGTTCTCAGCGGCAGTCTGTCGGGTCTGCTACACTCTGTTCTCAAAAAGACGATAGGCAAGAGCAAATACAGTTAGCAATTGGACTTAACAATTTTAAGCCAATGGGGTTTGAGTCATCTTTCCTAAAGTTCCTGCAGGAGAGCAGAGACACAGATGATGAATTTGAAGAACTTGAGTGGAATTACCAACAAAAGCGCACATTACAAAATTCTTTGAAAAAGCGACCCTGTAAAGATCGAATTGACCAACAAATAAGTTTGTCTCTGGGCAAAAGTGCAGCATCTGAACTCACTTTACAAAATTTAAGGACAATGTTGGACAAAGCGTTGTCAGACTGTGGTGACTTAGCTTTAAAACAACTGCACCAGCTTTATCAAAGGCCTGTTGTTGTTTTGGAGCGCTCTGACTTTACATCACCTCTAATAGATctgttttctaataaaaaaaacgaTAACCTGTGTGTGGGGATTTCATGATCCACCccccacacccccttccataaaaTATTGCCAGTGTTATTTTAAGGGAACCTTTCTGAGTGACACAGAAGGATTGTTAATAAGAGTTGTACCATATAGACATTTGTGCAATTAGATGTAATATTTCATGAATGTATTTATGTGTTCACAATCTTTGGTTGATCTTCCCAGCAGTTTAACGTATTTGGTGCTAGGGCATCAATATAATGGGGCTTCCTTTGACAATAAATGTGCATGGTTATCTGGGAGTTTTTGGGTGTTATAAAATTTCATACTTGAATGAATTTGCACTTAAAATGTGCCCTGTGTAATATATTGTACACTACGACCTCTTATATTTTTTGAGTTCTGTTTCAATAAATGACAATTTCACCTGTTTTGATGGAGCATTCCAACTttttaaaatctatttttttactataacataaggctttaaattttttttttgtttttatttgttgcTGAAGTCATTTTCCTTTCTTAACTTTAAATGCTTTAGAAAGGTATGGGTTTTCTGCACTGAGTGTAGGCttagaaagaattttttttttatttttgtattctgTTTAAATAGAACATGCATTGGTTTGACTGATATTTCTTTAATGCACTGCCGACAttaataaatattttgttttccCTGTTACTTTGAGTTTTAAaatgtgaaactttttttttttttttttttggaggggggctgTATTTTTACAGTATGGGAATGTATAATTATTAAATTAAGTAGAAAATGTGATCTATTTCTGTATGTATAGGCCTGTTTCTTTTCATACAGAGTTTGCCTAAAGTTTAGGACTCTTCAAGGTACTAATAAAATACATGAAATCAATTGTAGGTTTACTTGTGGGTTACAGAACTGTCTTGTACTGCATTTAACTTTCACTGGTACAAATAATAATATTGTGTTTCTGCACTTTTTTCCTGTACTTTATGGTTTGTCTGTACAGGAAATTTGACTCCTAAATGCCAGAAGATTACTGTGAAATGTTAAAGCATAATTTGCACTAGTTTGTTGAAGTATCTCCCACTGTCTGAGAGCAGGGTTAAACATTTGAGACacatctgacttttttttttttttgtctatttattTCAGACACTTATGGTTAAAATCGCATTATCCTTCTCAAAAGCTCCTCCACTGGTAAACCTAAtgtaacaaaaaatttttttctaataCAATTGCTAAAACCTCCAGCCTACACATGAAAACTGCAACCAATTTGTCACATGTGCACCCGGCTTTATTATCCTctccttaacccattaaggaccaaggacgtactggtacgtccttggtcctgctcccgtgatataacgcggggttacacggtaaccccgcatcatatcacggcgggcccggcgtcatagtgaagccaggacccgccgctaatagcgcgcagcggctaaaagcaaaagtgaaagctgccggttaactcagtgggctcagcttacaggacagcgggagggcccctacctgcctcctcgctgtccgatcgccgaatgactgctcagtgcctgagatccaggcatgagcagtcatgcggcagaatcattaa containing:
- the RLF gene encoding zinc finger protein Rlf, which gives rise to MADGKGESGAGLPNGRTVAPASSPLEPGRLVEILRELEDRLKEEEVSVLSSAVYCRRLCEVLLQCAEDHTASENLILYTDVYGTALRSFANARPYLTTECEDVLLLIDRLVLSCFEVILSMTEDDFTCDFGLQFKKSVLDSEGILIEFGHSNLQLLVENIKHDSAWQNPVLVKVLSRQTVEPEEVSNWISQEGPCIIQMRVKHLMKTNCIEQAMLLSKISSEMAETSSNFFFRQSFITCLCTMLPNEEAFKEISKMDGKDVLDTICNMESEGQVNAAFILCTTYLTQQLQNEITDFSWELTLFWSKLQRRIDPSLNTFLERCRQFGAIAKTCQHLFFLIKVVHTEAKEDGIPISITLCIRALQITSTEIEATKSSVCKTIACLLPDDLEVKRACQLTEFLFEPTYEGLNILEELFLQPDQKHVEESSVISNSLRCELLLALKSHWSFDPEFWAWKTLKRHCLKLLGKEVSDSDDSYGDPSVSEPDILNMSGGYDTLSEHKEEPQDNASIETESVKVKKPIGSSERYKRWLQYKFLCRICNREVIEARILHHARMHIEDDVYTCPVCVKKFKKKEVFVPHVMEHMKMPMRHRTKKKTDNFELKEEVDYEGERDSFGYISFRTIRDKNLQDRDVYPCPGTGCSRVFKQFKYLSIHLKAEHQNNDENAKHYLDLKNLREKCAFCRRHFISNFHLRQHTNLHLGPLPFMCVSIDCNERFKTINELLHHKQTHIDPQYKCELEGCHLVFGDLGLLYHHEAQHFRDAAYTCTFPRCKKFYYCRSEFQEHIATHVACSGDGLEDRIDLYKDLRKEQKRPFTSNCNYVQFAEDKILASGTRAHLLPEVLEERNVKYSSNAEICVYHGLSSDCTCKQENNGKVSGESLDKPMVKYMSDSDNLLNLLTSSESQYNTDVKEEQDKTKVVSETLDDLTNPETHIKHEHEEIPSSDSCQSSAFSEDTLFELLTSLKQLNLQTPNTPISSTSQGHESVASCSNNFAETQEGNNMKKEKGFSQYLSRLAAKPFACELLGCRSAFVTKDALLLHYCKKHQYTKENAMKLSMFQKKYAPFECHICQRHFSRRNLLRVHYMKEHQLSKEKTRSCSGKRDNKKLKSRTISQRRALCWRKFNLNEMNSSLKRTSSPQDDINSETCGDSLSDETDASNMIDAPRDDDFTLDEGRGSRRVVAQGKLCYILNKYHKPFHCIHKSCNASFTSQRGLVRHYQLVHQYNKESLCMEKVKEHKREFGKFRKIFTCKYKECRKSFICGRALAKHYKEFHEQSDSDDEEPNDLETENHLKTDSEDEESDETESDQSEIYCEEEGCTSVFSNHANYIRHIMSRHRKYNLYEGRRKRKKKEEDLDENYIEPKRCPRLIYKKKVKSKDRGTKKEEVEYKSREEALQMCAQNIDYTQFPCMIHGCSSVVKLESSIIRHYKLTHTVSADYVNDHLTELVYCVKNFPKGKEQSLSEDEHTPRLSLRSDNNRTANGRHESLRNSNGDLRRNGPVEISNFKDSDIRPFRKSEDRLDNSNEKENVSCTGFQAGCKMENRIGSQRQSVGSATLCSQKDDRQEQIQLAIGLNNFKPMGFESSFLKFLQESRDTDDEFEELEWNYQQKRTLQNSLKKRPCKDRIDQQISLSLGKSAASELTLQNLRTMLDKALSDCGDLALKQLHQLYQRPVVVLERSDFTSPLIDLFSNKKNDNLCVGIS